acgtcgcgcgcaaTCAAAGCAGCGTACAACCAgctcggggacgacggcgtcgaggccctcgtcgctgcgtTGCCTCCCCACATTGAGCGCCTTGACCTCACAGACAACGAGGTGGGCGACCGCGGGCTGCTCACTACGCTGGGGTATGCCGCGCGCAATAGCGGGCTCAAGCACCTCTCGCTTGCCTTCAACGCAATTCATGTGAGTGCATGGAGGCGTTGAACTCCCGTGCGCCGGCTAAGCCCACAGCTTGACGAAGCGACCACCGCGCccgccatcgcggcgctcaacgccTTCCACCTCGAATCCCTCACCCTCTTCTCCAACCACCTCGAGCCGGCCGCCATGACCGAGCTATTCGAGCACCTCTCCGCGCCGCAGCTGTCAACACTCCAAATGAGCAGATgcaacgtcgacgacgaagcggccgccgccatcgcaaACTACCTCTCCTCACCGCGTGCTGGCGCTCTCACGACCCTCGACCTGGGGAACAACTGGCTCTCCGCTCTGGCGGTCAAGGACAtcatcgacgccgtcgagagcGCGCACTACGGCCTCGTACATCTGTCTCTTGCGTCTCACGGCCTGCGCGGAACACGCGGGTGTATCCTCTTCAAACCCGACTATGACCCCAAGGCCGatgtcgccgcgccgcagctggTTGAGATAGTGCACGAGCTGCAGAGCCGCCTGCCGGGCGTGCTGACGCGCAATAGGGAGCTGTGCCGGCGGAcaatggcggcggccgcgcgcgcgcggtaGCGCGGGCGAGGATACTTCTCCACGCGGCCGCCAGGAGCAGcgggacgacgaccaccgccaccgccaccgccaccacagCATTCCCATTCACTCGCCTCCCCCCAGAGCTGCagctcgccatcgcgcgccacgcctcgggcgacgcgcacgcgctgaCCGAGACCCagtgggcgggggtggtgcgctacgcctcgaggcgcgccacGCTCGGCCGCATGCACCCGTGCCCCGTGTCGACGCTGCCCTTTGACGCGAGGGTCGGGCTTGCACTGACTTCCTGGTGCGAGGCGCTCGGGGTTGGGAGGTGGGAACGAGAGACGCGCGGGTGGGAGGCGCCCAGTCCGCGGCTTGGGGCTTGAGCACAGTAGGAGCATTTATCACGACCCACACGCATTCCACACGCACTACA
The sequence above is a segment of the Vanrija pseudolonga chromosome 8, complete sequence genome. Coding sequences within it:
- the ALG14_1 gene encoding uncharacterized protein; the encoded protein is MNVEVEYSDLEGVEGAEAILAAITPTSRAIKAAYNQLGDDGVEALVAALPPHIERLDLTDNEVGDRGLLTTLGYAARNSGLKHLSLAFNAIHLDEATTAPAIAALNAFHLESLTLFSNHLEPAAMTELFEHLSAPQLSTLQMSRCNVDDEAAAAIANYLSSPRAGALTTLDLGNNWLSALAVKDIIDAVESAHYGLVHLSLASHGLRGTRGCILFKPDYDPKADVAAPQLVEIVHELQSRLPGVLTRNRELCRRTMAAAARAR